A single Streptomyces sp. Edi2 DNA region contains:
- a CDS encoding phosphopantetheine-binding protein translates to MAADPLPERTGTILAEITDMLVSVVGDELLVVGEVTPATTFNDDLALESIEFVALAELLQQRYGSAVDLLGLLAEKDIDQILAMTVGELAVHIDTVTAADQACTG, encoded by the coding sequence ATGGCAGCTGACCCGCTCCCCGAGCGCACCGGGACGATCCTGGCCGAGATCACCGACATGCTGGTGAGCGTCGTCGGCGACGAACTGCTCGTCGTGGGCGAGGTCACCCCCGCGACCACCTTCAACGACGATCTGGCGCTGGAGAGCATCGAGTTCGTCGCCCTCGCCGAGCTGCTGCAACAGCGCTACGGCAGCGCGGTGGACCTCCTCGGCCTCCTCGCGGAGAAGGACATCGACCAGATCCTGGCCATGACGGTCGGCGAACTCGCCGTCCATATCGACACGGTCACCGCCGCCGACCAGGCCTGCACGGGCTGA